The proteins below are encoded in one region of Candidatus Micrarchaeia archaeon:
- a CDS encoding peptidoglycan-binding domain-containing protein has translation MAPKQNEEIIKFNYGRDIEYTLISILNMLKTLNYDLSRLSHEEKQGVVFGENIREIVKQFSRDFGLKNSSGEIDNFVLGKIVEADKIIRAQKQLKILGYLKEEPTGFMTEETEGAIAQFKIDMNKKSSVKVFLKVDGRLDNDTINLLNEKVERINSLLGCVPVKINFADLLVNYTVDEDGTLAVNRKK, from the coding sequence ATGGCACCAAAACAAAATGAAGAAATAATAAAATTTAATTATGGAAGAGATATTGAATACACTTTGATTAGTATATTAAATATGTTAAAGACTTTGAATTATGATTTAAGCAGATTATCTCATGAAGAAAAACAAGGAGTAGTTTTTGGAGAAAATATAAGAGAAATTGTTAAACAATTTAGTAGAGATTTTGGCCTTAAGAATTCTAGCGGAGAAATAGATAATTTTGTATTAGGTAAAATAGTAGAAGCCGATAAAATAATTAGAGCACAGAAGCAATTGAAAATATTGGGTTATTTAAAAGAGGAACCAACTGGTTTTATGACTGAAGAAACCGAAGGAGCAATAGCCCAATTTAAAATTGATATGAATAAAAAATCTTCTGTTAAAGTGTTTTTAAAAGTAGATGGAAGATTAGATAATGATACAATTAATTTATTAAATGAAAAAGTAGAAAGAATAAATTCCTTATTAGGTTGTGTACCTGTTAAAATTAATTTTGCTGATTTATTAGTTAATTATACAGTTGATGAAGACGGAACTCTTGCTGTTAATAGAAAAAAATAA
- a CDS encoding ATP-binding protein, which translates to MGRKTTKDITIPKEPINRVIGQEKAVQYAKLCAKQKRHLLLIGPPGTGKSMIANSIAYLLPKPKEEIAVLQNLKNENKPIIKIRQTQEKYEEPKIGKYLDPAYVPYFVSEALGFKCKRCSKLSRSDEWICPHCGAQKYSFSNDILGLKTMKKDTIETTRTEKQKDEKITFIRKGEKILELTEKEKEELKDYEIKQKEKIIVPFDRNPFVQITGASETEVLGDIQHDPYGGHKEIGTPAYLRVIPGAIHEAHEGVLYIDELSSLGEIQRHLLTAMQEKKFSISGKNPTSSGASIKVENVPCDFIMVASANINDLQNILPALRSRIQGEGYEILVNTAMEENKENKEKLFQFIAQEIEKDGKIPHMNLEAGELIIEKAKEIAKKIDNENGYTLRFRILSGIIRMAGDMAVSEESEFIEKKHIKKSIEENKSIEDQIKNKYSTWYSAENSDFGLKKNSAGREIV; encoded by the coding sequence ATGGGTCGTAAAACTACTAAAGATATTACTATTCCTAAAGAACCAATAAATAGAGTTATAGGACAGGAAAAAGCAGTTCAATATGCTAAATTATGTGCTAAGCAAAAAAGGCATTTATTATTAATAGGTCCCCCTGGAACAGGAAAATCTATGATAGCAAATTCTATTGCCTATTTACTGCCAAAACCAAAAGAAGAAATTGCTGTATTACAAAATCTCAAAAATGAAAATAAACCAATTATAAAAATAAGACAAACACAAGAAAAATATGAAGAACCAAAAATAGGAAAATACTTAGATCCAGCATATGTTCCGTATTTCGTTTCAGAAGCATTGGGATTCAAATGTAAAAGATGCTCAAAATTAAGCAGAAGTGATGAATGGATATGCCCGCATTGTGGAGCACAAAAATATTCTTTTTCAAATGACATTTTAGGATTAAAAACAATGAAAAAAGACACGATAGAAACAACAAGAACTGAAAAACAAAAAGATGAAAAAATTACATTCATAAGAAAAGGAGAAAAAATATTAGAATTGACAGAAAAAGAAAAAGAAGAATTAAAGGATTATGAAATAAAACAAAAAGAAAAAATAATTGTTCCTTTTGATAGAAATCCTTTTGTTCAAATAACAGGAGCAAGTGAAACAGAGGTATTAGGAGATATACAACACGACCCATATGGAGGACATAAAGAAATAGGAACTCCTGCTTATTTAAGAGTAATCCCTGGTGCAATACACGAAGCACACGAAGGAGTATTATATATTGATGAATTATCTTCTTTAGGAGAAATTCAAAGACATTTATTAACTGCAATGCAGGAAAAGAAATTTTCAATAAGTGGAAAAAATCCAACAAGTTCTGGGGCTTCAATAAAAGTTGAAAATGTGCCTTGTGATTTTATTATGGTTGCATCTGCAAATATAAATGATCTTCAAAATATACTTCCAGCTTTAAGAAGCAGAATACAAGGAGAGGGATATGAAATATTAGTTAATACAGCTATGGAAGAGAATAAAGAAAATAAAGAAAAATTATTTCAGTTTATAGCTCAAGAAATTGAGAAAGATGGAAAAATACCACATATGAATTTAGAAGCAGGCGAATTAATTATTGAAAAAGCAAAAGAAATAGCTAAAAAAATAGATAATGAAAATGGATATACATTAAGATTTAGAATATTAAGCGGAATAATAAGAATGGCTGGAGATATGGCAGTATCTGAAGAGTCTGAATTTATTGAAAAAAAACATATTAAAAAATCAATTGAGGAAAATAAATCAATTGAAGATCAAATAAAAAATAAATATTCAACTTGGTATTCAGCAGAAAACAGCGATTTTGGACTTAAAAAGAATTCAGCAGGCAGAGAAATTGTATAA
- a CDS encoding GGDEF domain-containing protein — MKEPAEMLSTLQALKKALETSPEDALLELLGMVVKTANASSARLWIEDSNNREFIRCIASLPLDHIKWKKIKKLRIKKSLKFIKDSLDNPGIVQEKIITDNLRTKDLYADLTNQKGLNLICGVELGGRRNCGLIAIDFIDKNPNKSEIKLAKSALETSATLIGLLFTNEDWLQNLEQLSKIDELTGLYNIREYNIQLSKEMENLKLNKTKKYLFLAEFDIDDFKKINDKFESHIIGDKVLERIGKRIIEFIEINTLINIKAYRRGGDEFAILIADKSRVESRKIIEQLFKKIAKPVKIKYKKREISIPLTISLGCGMFEDRFSIQDFRNTIDARVYFAKKTGKNKIIGKKEHLISSF, encoded by the coding sequence ATGAAAGAACCTGCCGAAATGTTATCTACTTTACAAGCTTTGAAAAAAGCGTTAGAAACTAGTCCAGAAGATGCTTTATTAGAATTATTAGGAATGGTAGTTAAAACAGCAAATGCAAGTTCAGCAAGACTATGGATAGAAGATTCAAATAATAGAGAATTTATTAGATGCATTGCAAGTCTTCCTCTTGATCATATTAAATGGAAAAAAATTAAAAAATTAAGAATTAAAAAATCTCTTAAATTTATAAAAGATTCATTAGATAATCCAGGAATCGTCCAGGAGAAAATAATAACTGATAATCTAAGAACTAAAGATTTATATGCAGATTTAACTAATCAAAAAGGATTAAATTTAATTTGCGGTGTTGAGTTGGGGGGAAGACGTAATTGTGGATTAATTGCAATTGATTTTATTGATAAAAATCCGAATAAATCAGAAATAAAATTAGCTAAAAGTGCGTTAGAAACTTCAGCAACGTTAATTGGTTTATTATTTACTAATGAAGATTGGCTTCAAAATTTAGAGCAATTATCAAAAATAGATGAATTAACAGGTTTGTATAATATAAGAGAATATAATATTCAATTATCTAAAGAAATGGAAAATTTAAAATTAAATAAAACTAAAAAATATCTATTTTTAGCAGAATTTGATATTGATGATTTTAAAAAGATAAATGATAAATTTGAAAGCCACATAATTGGAGATAAAGTATTAGAAAGGATAGGAAAAAGAATAATCGAATTTATCGAAATAAATACTTTAATTAATATAAAAGCATATAGAAGGGGAGGAGATGAATTTGCTATTTTAATTGCAGATAAAAGCAGAGTAGAAAGTAGAAAAATAATTGAGCAATTATTTAAGAAAATAGCAAAACCAGTTAAAATAAAATATAAGAAAAGAGAAATTTCAATACCTTTAACTATAAGTTTAGGATGTGGGATGTTTGAAGATAGGTTTTCTATTCAAGATTTTAGAAATACAATTGATGCTAGAGTTTATTTTGCTAAAAAAACAGGAAAGAATAAAATTATAGGTAAAAAAGAGCATTTAATAAGTTCGTTTTAA
- a CDS encoding ribosome biogenesis/translation initiation ATPase RLI: protein MRLAIIDKRKCRKKDCGYICQKFCPGVRMGDETVTVNSDEFPEISEILCTGCGICANKCPEHAITIINLTEETGKPIYQYGINSFRLYKLPLPREGVLGLIGKNGIGKSTALNILSKKIIPNFGEYEKNYTLEEAIQKMGNIEQAYFKSLNLNEIEVSHKPQHVDKISEIFEGTVKELLNKVDGNNLEKAVKEFQLEKILNRQINKLSGGELQRIAIAAAYMKKADIYYFDEPASYLDIEQRMEMSKKLKELSKTKKVVVIEHDMALLDYMCDYVNIFYGYENAYGIVSGVKAARAGVNEYLQGYLKDENIRFRDYEINFEKRSSSDTKKTLIGIEYPEFEKSFENFKFKSEEGKINLGETIGILGRNAIGKTLFIKMLAGVEKPDNTEYDMNLKIAYKPQYVKVDEDMQVKELFASKKLDNFVFKEAQRRLGIEGLMDKFLSQLSGGELQRVAITLTLSQEADIYLFDEPSAFLDIEQRLHFVQLIRSIIGNSETKSAFVVDHDIVLIDLISDRLMIFEGESSSHGKTSAPLKKKQGMNLFLKGMDITMRRDKDTLRPRINKQDSALDREQKQKGEYYYSF, encoded by the coding sequence ATGAGATTAGCAATTATTGATAAAAGAAAATGCCGAAAAAAAGACTGTGGATATATATGCCAAAAATTCTGCCCAGGAGTAAGAATGGGTGATGAAACAGTTACTGTTAATTCTGACGAGTTTCCAGAAATTTCAGAAATATTATGTACTGGGTGTGGAATATGCGCTAATAAATGTCCAGAACACGCAATTACTATAATAAATTTAACAGAAGAAACAGGAAAACCAATTTATCAATATGGAATAAACTCTTTTAGATTATATAAACTGCCTTTACCAAGAGAAGGAGTTTTAGGATTAATAGGAAAAAACGGAATAGGAAAATCAACTGCTTTAAATATTTTATCTAAAAAAATAATCCCTAATTTTGGAGAATATGAAAAAAATTACACATTAGAAGAAGCAATACAAAAAATGGGAAATATTGAACAAGCATATTTCAAATCTTTAAATTTAAATGAAATTGAAGTCTCACATAAACCCCAGCATGTTGATAAAATAAGCGAAATTTTTGAAGGTACTGTAAAAGAATTATTAAATAAAGTAGATGGAAACAATCTAGAAAAAGCAGTAAAAGAATTTCAATTAGAAAAAATACTTAATAGACAAATAAATAAATTAAGCGGAGGAGAATTACAAAGAATTGCAATAGCAGCTGCATATATGAAAAAAGCAGATATATATTATTTTGATGAACCCGCTTCGTATTTAGATATAGAACAAAGAATGGAAATGTCTAAAAAATTAAAAGAATTAAGCAAAACAAAAAAGGTAGTTGTTATTGAACACGATATGGCTTTATTGGATTATATGTGTGATTATGTAAATATATTTTATGGATATGAAAATGCATATGGGATTGTGTCTGGAGTTAAAGCAGCAAGAGCAGGAGTTAATGAATATTTACAAGGATATTTAAAAGATGAAAATATTAGATTTAGAGACTATGAAATAAATTTTGAAAAACGTTCTTCATCAGATACTAAAAAAACATTGATAGGAATTGAATATCCTGAATTTGAAAAATCTTTTGAAAATTTTAAATTCAAAAGTGAAGAAGGAAAAATAAATTTAGGAGAAACAATAGGTATTTTAGGAAGAAATGCTATTGGAAAGACATTGTTTATAAAAATGCTTGCTGGTGTTGAAAAACCAGATAACACAGAATATGATATGAATCTAAAAATTGCATATAAACCGCAATATGTAAAAGTAGATGAAGATATGCAGGTAAAAGAATTATTTGCATCTAAAAAATTAGACAATTTTGTATTTAAAGAAGCACAAAGAAGATTAGGTATTGAAGGTTTAATGGATAAATTTTTATCACAATTAAGTGGGGGAGAATTGCAAAGAGTTGCTATTACTCTAACTTTATCACAAGAAGCAGATATTTATTTATTTGATGAGCCTTCTGCATTTTTAGATATTGAACAAAGACTTCATTTTGTTCAATTAATAAGAAGTATAATAGGAAATTCAGAAACAAAAAGCGCTTTTGTAGTTGACCACGATATTGTTTTAATAGATTTAATTTCAGATAGATTAATGATTTTTGAAGGTGAAAGTAGTTCACATGGAAAAACAAGTGCGCCATTAAAGAAAAAACAAGGTATGAATTTATTCTTAAAAGGAATGGACATTACAATGCGTAGAGATAAAGATACATTAAGACCAAGGATAAACAAACAAGACAGCGCGTTGGACAGAGAACAAAAACAAAAAGGAGAATATTATTATTCATTCTAA
- a CDS encoding DUF2683 family protein produces MVKAFVNIDKNTNWILNIIKAKYDLKDKSEAIEVMARKYKEEILEPELKPEYLAELKKKLKGKRIKVNNLDDVFA; encoded by the coding sequence ATGGTAAAAGCATTTGTAAATATAGATAAAAATACAAATTGGATATTAAATATAATAAAAGCAAAATATGATTTAAAAGATAAGTCAGAAGCTATTGAGGTAATGGCTAGAAAATATAAAGAGGAAATTTTAGAACCAGAACTTAAACCGGAATATCTTGCTGAATTAAAAAAGAAATTAAAAGGAAAAAGGATTAAAGTAAATAATCTTGACGATGTTTTTGCATAA
- a CDS encoding type II toxin-antitoxin system mRNA interferase toxin, RelE/StbE family: MYLLEIEEKLKKKFEKLKFSDIKHSKAIRKKIEQILENPYHFKPLRKPMNHLRRVHIMKSFVLIYLIDENTKTVFIVDYGHHDTIYKN; this comes from the coding sequence ATGTATCTTTTAGAAATTGAAGAAAAATTAAAAAAGAAATTTGAGAAATTAAAATTTAGTGATATAAAACATTCTAAAGCAATAAGAAAGAAAATTGAGCAAATTTTAGAAAATCCTTATCATTTTAAACCTTTGAGAAAACCAATGAATCATTTAAGAAGAGTCCATATAATGAAATCTTTTGTATTGATTTATCTAATTGATGAAAATACTAAAACTGTTTTTATAGTTGATTATGGACATCATGATACAATTTATAAAAATTAA
- the nth gene encoding endonuclease III codes for MIKIEKILKILKKEYPQAKTALKHKNAYQLLCATILSAQSTDVQINKITPALFKKYPNIENLANAKLNELEKIIYSSGYYKMKAKRLKSMAQFVVKNFNGKIPNTIDELIKLPGVGRKTANVVLQSFFNKTQGIVVDTHVTRLSNLLKLTNTKNPEKIEKDLMKLFKKQDWNFISIALILHGRKVCIARRPKCKECKLNKLCPSKKY; via the coding sequence ATGATTAAAATCGAAAAAATTCTTAAAATCCTGAAAAAAGAATATCCTCAAGCTAAAACTGCTTTAAAACATAAAAACGCATATCAATTATTATGCGCCACAATTTTATCAGCGCAATCTACTGATGTTCAAATTAATAAAATCACTCCTGCGCTTTTTAAAAAATATCCAAATATTGAAAATTTAGCAAATGCTAAATTAAATGAATTAGAAAAAATAATTTATTCTTCTGGGTATTATAAAATGAAAGCTAAAAGACTGAAATCAATGGCGCAATTTGTTGTTAAAAATTTTAATGGAAAAATACCTAATACAATTGATGAGTTAATAAAACTTCCAGGAGTTGGAAGAAAAACAGCAAATGTTGTTTTACAATCTTTTTTTAATAAAACTCAAGGAATTGTAGTTGATACACATGTAACGCGCTTATCTAATTTATTAAAATTAACAAATACTAAAAACCCAGAAAAAATTGAAAAGGATTTAATGAAATTATTTAAAAAACAAGATTGGAATTTTATTTCAATTGCGCTTATTTTACATGGAAGAAAAGTTTGCATTGCACGAAGGCCTAAATGTAAAGAATGCAAATTGAATAAATTATGTCCTTCAAAAAAATATTAA